In the genome of Oscarella lobularis chromosome 1, ooOscLobu1.1, whole genome shotgun sequence, one region contains:
- the LOC136198017 gene encoding protein sidekick-1-like produces the protein MPMRLAWTLIQTVLVAFIFLKFGNCQISLFLSLPSTSILVKGGDYSSGIITCFATGVTSLELLRFDAGGSRSVVSTTKVPVPNGFTLAFANPNVGVDAAGLYQCEAKDNLGNTKRENATIYVDVPPYTSGVFAHSNPSSGIVTEGTSFSINCSADASISPAPVIDLLHMGSASNSTTIGYELIYVVGSASKADQGSYECFVKNRKGNVTKSLPNSISVLIPAKVDRFTTIINAPNNNRQVEIEEGTDEQFECTALGDGPLRLKLLHNNQSLNESVSSTVRAKLTSVTIGQDDGTYTCTAVNDVETDKENLTITVYKKASIKSFNNASQCIESGAVVTLECVAEGHPTPDVRIFFNPRDVELQSAKGKASYNVTAATNLSGPYTCNTKNKYNTQNRTFTLRVAREPDAPTNVQVGDGASGANELKFTWTAPDHQCDTDFPVIRYRFLCSGGGSTPIDVISVSAEQSVAESSFQPSIRYNCSVSAENSIGNSSQSIPFLLREPSGSPGQPMAQTMPRSALVSWTAIPAENQHGVIRNYTINVSCVSDHCMSKNPFTLSSTSLQQNVVGLSPNTNYTVEVSGHNVIGEGPKTSPLTFTTKPDKPTGYPQSLDIPQESVYPTNFTVTWQKIPDNQQNDDITLYKVYVECVTPSSNCRAQTISVDPPRLSVEITNLSPFTMYRVTVSGSNAGGEGPKSPPSSTTTAQGVPGPVQNLIATPFNTTAVNVSWTEPSVLNGQFQRYDVTYSLSGKTLNTMTTSIVIGNLMDEKYTFEVRVVTGGGNSQQRTAEQRPVFPPTVSGPEKTIPLEFNSKRAISCDFRSYPFRGVAKLMRSNEDLTSSADVSNRTEAPPHSQRLTYTVSEVGSYSCAFAGPADPATFEVTAPAEIINSTQDPVTLGGSSISIFVEARQYPDIPEISCADLTGEVSTLESPDGANYRRATFTVPTARTVDCSIVGTDKTVSIMIEEGVSSEAETGPIFGLPDWYDYLVIGIIGLFGLLLLILLLFACCCCCCHDKLPFCCLKCYDACCCSSYEKTDGQTTVELKTTKMRRISSHGGPQVYGHQGVATDEFGGYDDVAFGPGGQGPTTFKPGSRKSSKIHEYDTVAADIAAGGGGGEDAGGYETIGKHSKPITKAVAMAAAQQHAASPSVGSEGEEAGGPGVPSQAWNPPDTSLVIGNDQSYSMVDMSKKKRPSKGGGGDDEYAQVDKVRKKSSTARRDPEFDDPAYAIAATTGGDHGKSSSSFRKQSKSRGAAAADDDGQAYAQVDVSRKSRSRKAPQQQDLEYAAIDHSQRNGPGDVRRSEIATEYSSIRPPSGVLQDEL, from the exons ATGCCTATGCGATTAGCCTGGACGCTTATCCAGACGGTGCTAGTTGCTTTCATCTTTTTGAAATTTGGAA attgtcAGATTTCGCTATTCCTTTCATTGCCATCGACCTCTATTCTTGTGAAAGGAGGAGACTATTCATCGGGGATTATAACCTGTTTTGCCACAGGGGTGACTTCTCTCGAGTTGCTTCGATTTGATGCTGGAGGAAGTCGTAGTGTTGTTTCTACTACAAAAGTACCTGTTCCTAACGGTTTTACCCTGGCTTTTGCTAACCCTAATGTCGGCGTTGACGCTGCTGGTCTTTACCAATGCGAAGCCAAAGACAATTTAGGGAACACGAAGCGAGAAAATGCTACAATTTACGTCGACG TCCCACCTTACACAAGTGGCGTTTTTGCTCATTCTAATCCGTCAAGTGGCATTGTGACTGAGGGAACGTCATTCTCAATCAACTGCTCAGCAGATGCATCAATCAGCCCCGCTCCAGTTATTGATCTACTTCACATGGGATCTGCTTCAAACAGTACTACTATAGGCTATGAACTGATCTACGTTGTTGGCAGTGCAAGCAAGGCAGATCAAGGCAGTTACGAGTGTTTTGTAAAAAATCGGAAGGGCAATGTAACGAAAAGCCTACCTAATTCAATTTCTGTTCTAA TACCAGCCAAAGTGGACAGATTTACAACGATCATCAACGctcctaataataatagacAGGTTGAAATAGAAGAGGGAACCGACGAACAATTCGAATGCACAGCTTTGGGAGATGGACCACTGAGACTTAAATTACTTCACAACAACCAATCTCTCAATGAAAGTGTCAGTTCAACTGTAAGAGCCAAGTTGACGTCAGTAACAATCGGGCAAGACGATGGAACATATACATGCACGGCTGTCAACGATGTAGAAACGGATAAAGAAAATCTTACCATCACTGTTTACA AAAAAGCATCAATCAAATCATTTAATAATGCAAGTCAATGCATAGAAAGCGGTGCAGTAGTCACACTTGAGTGTGTAGCGGAGGGACATCCTACACCCGATGTcagaatattttttaatccgcgtgacgtcgaattACAATCTGCGAAAGGAAAAGCAAGCTACAACGTTACTGCAGCTACAAATCTCAGTGGCCCGTACACGTGCAATACCAAGAATAAATATAACACGCAAAACAGAACGTTCACGTTACGCGTTGCTC GCGAGCCTGATGCACCCACGAATGTACAAGTTGGCGACGGCGCATCAGGAGCTAATGAACTGAAGTTCACGTGGACGGCTCCTGATCACCAGTGTGATACTGACTTTCCTGTCATCAGATATAGATTCTTGTGTAGTGGAGGAGGATCTACGCCAATTGATGTGATTTCAGTATCCGCAGAGCAATCTGTAGCAGAATCATCATTTCAGCCATCAATTCGTTACAATTGTTCAGTCAGTGCGGAGAATTCCATTGGGAATAGCAGTCAAAGCATTCCTTTTCTACTTAGGG AGCCTAGCGGATCTCCTGGACAACCAATGGCTCAGACAATGCCAAGATCAGCGCTTGTGTCATGGACA GCTATACCCGCAGAGAATCAGCACGGAGTCATTCGAAATTACACCATCAATGTTTCGTGCGTATCAGACCACTGCATGAGCAAAAATCCGTTTACACTGTCATCTACGTCCCTGCAACAAAATGTAGTCGGACTGTCTCCCAACACAAACTATACAGTGGAAGTGAGTGGTCACAACGTGATTGGAGAAGGGCCCAAAACTTCGCCGTTAACGTTTACAACTAAGCCTGATA AGCCAACTGGATATCCGCAATCACTTGACATTCCTCAGGAATCCGTTTATCCAACCAACTTCACAGTGACGTGGCAG AAAATCCCGGATAATCAACAAAATGATGATATAACATTGTACAAAGTGTATGTTGAGTGCGTGACTCCATCATCAAACTGTCGCGCTCAAACTATATCAGTCGATCCTCCACGTCTCAGTGTTGAGATTACCAATCTAAGTCCGTTCACTATGTACAGAGTGACGGTATCAGGATCAAATGCAGGAGGCGAAGGGCCAAAGAGTCCTCCTAGTTCTACGACTACCGCTCAAGGAG TACCTGGTCCAGTGCAAAATCTGATAGCCACTCCATTCAATACAACAGCAGTGAATGTGTCTTGGACAGAGCCATCCGTTCTAAACGGACAGTTTCAGCGCTATGACGTTACCTATTCGCTCAGTGGAAAGACTCTCAACACAATGACGACTTCCATTGTAATAGGAAATCTAATGGACGAGAAGTACACGTTTGAAGTAAGAGTGGTAACTGGAGGAGGAAACAGTCAACAGAGAACAGCGGAACAGCGTCCCGTCT TTCCTCCCACAGTATCAGGTCCCGAAAAGACCATTCCTCTGGAGTTCAATTCCAAAAGAGCGATTTCGTGTGACTTTCGAAGCTATCCATTCAGAGGCGTGGCCAAACTGATGAGATCTAACGAGGACCTGACTTCATCAGCCGACGTCAGTAACAGAACAGAAGCTCCTCCACACAGTCAGCGTCTGACGTACACTGTAAGTGAAGTTGGATCCTATTCGTGTGCGTTTGCTGGCCCAGCAGATCCCGCCACGTTTGAAGTAACTG CTCCGGCCGAAATTATCAATTCAACACAGGATCCAGTGACTCTCGGTGGGTCATCTATTTCAATATTTGTCGAAGCCAGACAGTATCCAGATATACCAGAAATCAGTTGTGCAGATTTGACAGGCGAAGTATCAACATTGGAATCTCCAGATGGGGCTAACTACAGAAGAGCTACATTCACTGTACCAACAGCGCGCACTGTGGACTGCAGCATTGTTGGAACTGACAAGACAGTGAGTATAATGATTGAGGAAGGTGTCTCATCTGAGGCAGAGACGGGTCCAATCTTCGGTCTTCCGGACTGGTATGACTACTTGGTCATTGGCATAATTGGCCTCTTCGGACTTCTGCTGCTTATCTTGCTTTTATTTGcgtgttgctgctgttgctgccACGACAAGCTTCCCTTTTGCTGCCTAAAATGCTATGATGCATGTTGCTGCTCAAGTTATG agAAGACCGACGGTCAGACAACCGTGGAGTTAAAGACCACCAAAATGAG GCGAATCAGCAGCCACGGCGGACCGCAAGTCTACGGCCACCAGGGCGTCGCCACCGACGAATTTGGTggctacgacgacgttgcctTTGGACCAGGCGGCCAAGGGCCAACCACATTCAAACCGGGCTCTCGCAAATCATCGAAGATACATGAATACGACACGGTGGCGGCCGACATCGCCgcaggtggcggcggcggcgaagacgccGGCGGATACGAAACAATCGGCAAGCACTCGAAGCCGATAACAAAAGCGGTCGCCATGGCAGCGGCCCAGCAACACGCGGCGAGCCCGTCGGTCGGTTCGGAAGGCGAAGAGGCGGGAGGTCCCGGCGTGCCGTCCCAGGCTTGGAATCCGCCCGATACGAGCCTCGTGATTGGGAATGACCAATCGTACTCGATGGTCGACatgtcgaagaagaagcgccCGTCGaagggcggcggcggcgacgacgaatacgCGCAGGTGGACAAGGTGcggaagaagtcgtcgacggcgcgcaGGGATCCCGAGTTCGATGATCCGGCTTACGCGATCGCCGCCACTACCGGTGGCGATCACggcaagtcgtcgtcgtcgttcaggAAGCAATCGAAGTCGcgcggtgccgccgccgccgacgacgacgggcagGCGTACGCTCAGGTCGATGTATCAAGGAAGAGCCGCTCGCGAAAG
- the LOC136199495 gene encoding protein sidekick-1-like produces MPRSVLIAFCTGLCTVALTATFGNCQISLLLSLPSTSILVKGGDYSSAIITCFATGVTSLELFRFDAGGSRSVVSTTKVPVPNGFTLAFANPNVGVDAAGLYQCEAKDNLGNTKRENATIYVDVPPYVRGVFAHSNPSSGAVTEGTSFSINCSADASISPTPVIDLLHMGSVSNSTMGYELIYVVGSASKADQGNYECFVQNRQGNTTKSLPNSISVLIPANVDRFTTIINAPNNNRQVEIEEGTDERLECTASGDQPLTVKLLHNNQSLNESVSSTIRAVLTSVKIRQDDGTYTCIAVNDVKTDEENLTVTVYKKASVKSFNNASQCIESGAVVTLECVAEGHPTPDIRILYQRGFELQSAKRKASYNVTAATNLGGTYTCSAKNKYNTQNRTFTLRVAREPDAPTDVKVGDGALGANELKFTWTAPVHECDADFPIIRYRFLCSEGGSTTIDAISVSTEQSVAELSFQPSIHYNCSVSAENTIGNSRQSNPFLLREPSGSPGTPTAVTMPRSALVTWAAIPAGDRHGVIRNYTIDVSCVSAHCPASQPPLSLSSTSLQRNIDGLSPNTEYRVQVSGHNVIGEGPQSPPFTFKTKPDKPTGSPQSLAIPQQLIHLTNFTARWQDIPPNERNDAITSYTVYVECQTASSNCRNQMKSVSLLNTTITNLRPFTTYNVAVSGSNAGGEGPRSSSVSVTTAQGVPGLVQNLMATLFNTTAVNVSWTEPSVLNGQFQRYDVTYSPNGKTLNTMTPSILIGNLMDEKYTFEVRVVTGGGTSEPIEVEQRPVFPPTVSGPEKTIPLEFNSKRAISCDFRSYPFRGVAKLMRSNEDLTSSANVSNRTEAPPHSQRLTYTVSRVGSYSCAFAGSGISAGFYVTAAPEFIEYTNSVTVERSCSSVFIEARQYPRQPEIICTDSAGFSLVGQESFPEYPDKANYKKLTLCAAKTVTCTLANSSEIIRIQVVEGMKASPGSSGVSIGLFAGLTSTLLLIILALSLALAYVVRNARRTEKMSCAYPGSESIQMSKSTPLYDEILVKEKQQELGEEKVTQSPAYDALKVVRQKETSDTHYSSVSPL; encoded by the exons ATGCCCCGGAGTGTTCTCATTGCCTTCTGTACTGGGCTCTGTACTGTAGCGCTGACAGCAACGTTTGGAA ATTGTCAGATTTCGCTATTACTTTCATTGCCATCGACCTCTATTCTTGTGAAAGGAGGAGACTATTCGTCGGCGATTATAACCTGTTTTGCCACAGGGGTGACTTCTCTCGAGTTGTTTCGATTTGATGCTGGAGGAAGTCGTAGTGTTGTTTCTACTACAAAAGTACCTGTTCCTAACGGTTTTACCCTGGCTTTTGCTAACCCTAATGTCGGCGTTGACGCTGCTGGTCTTTACCAATGCGAAGCCAAAGACAATTTAGGGAACACGAAGCGAGAAAATGCTACCATTTACGTTGATG TCCCACCTTACGTGAGAGGCGTTTTTGCTCATTCTAATCCATCAAGTGGTGCTGTGACTGAGggaacgtcgttttcaatcAACTGCTCAGCAGATGCATCAATCAGCCCCACTCCAGTCATTGATCTACTTCACATGGGATCTGTTTCAAACAGTACTATGGGTTATGAACTGATCTACGTTGTTGGCAGTGCAAGCAAGGCAGATCAAGGCAATTACGAATGTTTTGTACAAAATCGGCAGGGCAATACAACAAAAAGCCTaccaaattcaatttctgtTCTAA taCCAGCCAATGTGGACAGATTTACAACGATCATCAACGctcctaataataatagacAGGTTGAAATAGAAGAGGGAACTGATGAACGATTAGAATGCACAGCTTCGGGAGATCAACCACTGACAGTTAAACTACTTCACAACAACCAATCTCTCAATGAAAGTGTCAGTTCAACTATAAGAGCTGTGTTGACATCAGTAAAAATCAGGCAGGATGATGGAACATATACATGCATCGCAGTCAACGATGTAAAAACGGATGAAGAAAATCTTACCGTCACTGTTTACA AAAAAGCATCAGTCAAATCATTTAATAATGCAAGTCAATGCATAGAAAGCGGTGCAGTAGTCACGCTTGAGTGTGTAGCAGAGGGACACCCTACACCTGATATCAGAATACTTTATCAGCGTGGCTTCGAATTACaatctgcaaaaagaaaagcaagctACAACGTTACTGCAGCTACAAATCTCGGTGGAACGTACACGTGCAGTGCAAAGAATAAATACAACACGCAAAATAGAACGTTCACGTTACGCGTTGCAC GCGAGCCCGATGCACCTACGGATGTAAAAGTTGGTGACGGCGCATTAGGAGCTAATGAACTGAAGTTCACGTGGACGGCTCCTGTTCACGAGTGTGATGCTGACTTTCCTATCATCCGATATAGATTCTTGTGTAGTGAAGGAGGATCTACGACGATTGACGCGATTTCAGTATCCACAGAGCAATCTGTAGCAGAATTATCATTTCAGCCATCAATTCATTACAATTGTTCAGTCAGTGCTGAGAATACCATAGGGAATAGCCGTCAAAGCAATCCTTTCCTGCTTAGAG AGCCTAGCGGATCTCCTGGAACGCCAACTGCTGTGACAATGCCAAGATCGGCGCTTGTAACATGGGCC GCTATACCCGCAGGGGATCGGCACGGAGTCATTCGAAATTACACCATTGATGTTTCATGTGTATCAGCTCACTGCCCGGCGAGTCAACCACCGTTGTCACTTTCGTCTACATCGTTGCAACGAAACATAGATGGATTGTCTCCCAACACGGAGTATAGAGTGCAAGTGAGCGGTCACAACGTCATTGGAGAGGGGCCCCAAAGTCCGCCGTTCACTTTTAAGACTAAACCTGATA AGCCAACTGGGTCACCACAATCGCTTGCCATTCCTCAACAACTCATTCATTTGACCAACTTCACGGCGAGGTGGCAG GATATACCGCCTAatgaacgaaacgacgcaaTAACATCGTACACAGTGTATGTTGAATGCCAGACTGCATCATCGAATTGTCGCAATCAAATGAAATCAGTCTCACTTCTCAATACTACGATCACCAACCTACGCCCGTTCACAACATACAATGTGGCGGTGTCAGGATCAAATGCAGGAGGCGAAGGACCAAGAAGTTCTTCTGTATCTGTCACTACAGCACAAGGAG TACCTGGTCTAGTACAGAATCTGATGGCCACTCTATTCAATACAACAGCAGTGAACGTGTCTTGGACAGAGCCATCCGTTCTAAACGGACAGTTTCAGCGCTATGATGTTACCTATTCGCCCAATGGAAAGACTCTCAACACAATGACGCCTTCAATTTTGATAGGAAATCTAATGGACGAGAAGTACACGTTTGAAGTAAGAGTGGTGACTGGAGGAGGAACCAGTGAACCGATAGAAGTGGAACAGCGTCCCGTCT TTCCTCCCACAGTTTCAGGTCCCGAAAAGACCATTCCTCTGGAGTTCAATTCCAAAAGAGCAATTTCGTGTGACTTTCGAAGCTACCCATTCAGAGGAGTGGCCAAACTGATGAGATCTAATGAGGACCTGACTTCATCAGCCAACGTCAGTAACAGAACAGAAGCTCCTCCACACAGTCAGCGTCTGACGTACACTGTAAGTAGAGTTGGATCCTATTCATGTGCATTCGCAGGCTCTGGGATCTCTGCAGGATTTTACGTAACCG CTGCGCCAGAGTTTATTGAATATACGAACTCAgtaacagttgaacgatCGTGCAGTTCAGTATTTATCGAGGCCAGACAGTATCCAAGACAACCAGAAATCATCTGTACGGATTCTGCAGGATTTAGTTTGGTAGGACAGGAATCATTTCCAGAATATCCCGACAAAGCCAACTACAAGAAGCTTACCTTGTGTGCAGCAAAGACCGTCACATGTACTCTTGCTAATTCCTCAGAGATCATTAGAATTCAAGTAGTTGAAG GAATGAAAGCTTCGCCTGGGAGCAGTGGAG TCTCAATCGGCCTGTTTGCTGGATTGACGTCTACACTTCTGTTAATAATTTTGgctctttctctcgctttgGCCTACGTGGTGCGCAATGCTCGACGCACGGA GAAGATGTCATGCGCCTATCCAGGAAGTGAGAGCATTCAAATGAGCAAAAGCACGCCCCTGTATGACGAAATATTAGTTAAAGAAAAGCAGCAAGAACTTGGAGAGGAGAAAGTGACCCAAAGCCCGGCGTATGATGCTTTGAAAGTCGTTCGTCAAAAGGAAACGTCAGATACGCACTACTCAAGTGTGTCTCCGCTGTAA